The following is a genomic window from Kogia breviceps isolate mKogBre1 chromosome 4, mKogBre1 haplotype 1, whole genome shotgun sequence.
CCAttcgcggggcgggcggggggtgggggcgggggcaggggcgcGCGCCGCGGGCTGGGGGCGGGCGCTCGTTGCCCCGGCGACGGCCGCCCTTATAAGGACATGGGTGGCCGTGCGCTGCGCCCGGCGCCCAGGCCGGCGGGAGGGGCGAGGGCGGAGCGCGGGGCCGCACGGCCagaccctcctccctcctcctccctctcccactccactcccacccccgcccTCGCCCAGCTCCAGCCTTAACCCCCGCCGGGCCGCGGCGGGAGCCTGGGCCAGTGCTGCCCTCTGCCCTTCCGCAGCCTCGCCAAGATGTCTCTGTAaggccctcccctccacctccggCCTTGGACGTTGTGTAGCTCAGCCGCCCTCGAGGCGCCCCTCTGCACCACCCCCCTGCATTCCCGGCAGAAGCAATAATGGGGGGCCGGTTGCACCCGGGGGGCACGCCCCTgcgcaatacacacacacacacacacacacacacacacacacacacgcacacacaccctggGGCATTTCTTTGCACAGTTGCATGATGGATTGTGTTTGCTTCCTCTTCCAGAAAGTCTCCGCGTccgacccccaccccaccctttctCTGCTTGGGCTAACACCTGGTGCTCGGAATCTCCGGGGGGAAGGGATGTTGTGGTCTGCGGCCAGCGGAGGAGCGAGGTCGGGGgtagggggctggggggtggcctTCGCCATAATTTCAGGCCTCTGGGGGCAGGGCGCCCACCCGCCCGGCGAGGCTGGAGGCGACAGGAATTCCCACCACCCTTGCGGGgcctgcccctttcccctttaatttccttttctttctgtgcttCACAGAAGGGGCTTGGCCGGGGACCGGCTGGACTACAGATGTCTCTTCCAGGTTCCCCAGAGCCTCCCAGTTGCCTTTCTGCCTCcacgtcacacacacacacacacacacagacacacagacacacacagacacacacacacacaccccaagacCCCGGGCTGGGGCAGCCAGCATATATTGCATATATTAAGCACTCTTTGTATGCCACCCCAGCTGCCCTGGGCAAAGAAGCCTGGGCCTCTGTTTCTGGGCCTGTTAACATTTAACCGGCTGGAAAAGCCCTTCCTGCAGTGACCTTTCACCTTGGAGTCCTAAAGGTCCAGGCACCTGGCCTTATCTCTTGCCCTGCCCTGGGCTGAGCTGGACACCAGGACACGTGGCAGAGCCTCTGAAGCTGTGGGCAGGAGAGCAGTGCCCTCTGCCCCAACCAGCTCCTACACCCTCGTCTCTCAGGAAGCGGCCTTGGGAAAAGCCATTCCCCTCTCCAGATGACATCTGAGGGGGCACCCTTCGTGACTAGGGCAGGAGATGCTTGGAGATCATGCAGCACTTAAGATGATACCAAGGTTCTGGAGAAGCCAGGCAATAGATGCCCAGCCCTAGGCCTCTGGGCCTTCTGGGGAGGGTCTGGCTGGATGTGAGGTGGGGGAGGTTTTAACAAGTACAGAAAGCAAGAAGGACTAGGGTTAGACACGAGCAAGGACTTTCCATGGGTCTGACTAGAGTGGAGTTCTCTGTCCTGTAAGCCGCTCtaggggagggggctggatgGTTAGAGAGGACCCTTTGGTTCTGGGGGTGCCAGGGAACGTGAGGGTGTTGGCTGGGTTTTGAGGTGAGGATGGGAGTCCTAGGTCCCTGGTCTGGACTTTCTAGGATCcttgatggggtggggggagacatgGAGGTGGGTGTCTCAGAGAAGAGATGAGAGAGGGAGACTTGTAAGGGAGAGAAGGCTCAAGGAAAGGAGTCAGAGAGGGTCTGGAGAAGGGAGGAGGCAAGGAACTGGGGCTTGAGGGCCACAAGTCTGGAGGAAGGGGGCTCCTAAGTGGCGGTCTGGGGACCGGTTGGAGACTGCAAGGACTGCAGCAGATCCCAGAACCTCAGATTGGTCCAACCCTTCGGCGGCCGCCCCGCCCCGTCCCAGTAGCTCCACCGCCCCCACACCCTGGGCCCTCCGGGGGAGGGTCGAAGTCCTGCCCCGCCCCCCTGACCCCTGCCCGCGGCCCCGCGGTGACATTTGACCTTGCAGCGGCCGCGGACCGGGGACAAAGAGGCCTGGGCCCATCTGCCGCGGGGGCACCCGTGGGAACCGCAAGACCCGGCTCCCGGCGGCCTGGGaacctgcccccgccccccaatgGCGACCTCAGCTCCTGCCTCCACCTCCAGCGCGaactccttccccaccctccaacAGGTGACCTTGTCTCCTCTCGGCCCCCCCCTCCACGGGCAACCTGGTGGGACTCGGGGGCTAAGGTCACTTAGACTCttagggagggagagggacaagAGGGGGGTAAAGTCGGCTCCTCGGTTCGGCCACTGGCGACCTTGCCTGCCTGAGTTTGCCTGCTTTCTGCAAAGCCCGCCTCGGTCTAGAGAGAGTGCGCGGGGTTCGAAGGTCACCATCCCCAGCGCTTGCCCGAGGAGTCTGTGGATCCGGAGTACCAGGTTGAGTCCCGGCGGCTTACTAGCGCCCACCTCAGGCCAGCCTTGCCCTCCCAGGGAGAGCCGGTAACGCCGCGCACACACCTGCACAGGTGCTGCCTGGaaccccgcgccccgccccccccccaccgggctGAGAATGAAAATCTTTCTAATCCCCGTCTTGAGTTTCAGCTACCGCCCAGGACGGGACAGCTGGCCACTAATCCGGAGCGCCAGAGTCGAGCCCAACCCCCCTTTCCCAACCCTGCCAGACCCGGGTGGAAGGGCAAGGGGTGTGGCCTACGCAAATAACATGCTAATCAGTTGCCTGCTATTAATCTGACACTAACACCTCCCACAGCTCCCATCTGTGGCAGGTGAAAGACAACTTCTCAGCCTGGCCAAGGTCCATCGAGGCCCTGGAGGGCAGTGTGCCTCTTTGCCCACCATTAGCACCTCTCTGAGTTCCTCATCAACAGCTGTACAAACCCCCTGCAgcttttcttccctttgctttGCTCACCACCCAGAGGCCCTTTACCTTAGCTCCACATTCTTTGAATGCAAATTCCAAAGCCACCTCTCATTCCTCCTCCCTCCACTTTCACTCAGGGAGCAATGCTCTTCCAGCTAATGATCCACACCCTGAACTGTTCAGGCTTCAGTCTTCCTGCTGGGTTATGGGTATCTTCCTCTTGGGAACATCTGCCAGGCCAAACCCAGCATTTCCCTGGGAAGGAGGTGCTCAGGGGAAGGTGTGCCCTGCCCCAGTGGACTCCTCCCTGGGCTTCTGGAGGCAGATAAGGGTTGGAATTTCATCTCTGGCTATGTAACCTCACTGAACCCTGAATCCCCCCAGCCAGCCCTGGGGATCCTGTCCCCACAGCCCAAGCTGCTTCTGGTATGACCCTGCTGACATGTCTCttcacatgccacatggtgtcaGGCCAAAGATAGCAAGTTTATCTCAAATGTCTGACCACTATCAAGCCCCAGACACCCAGGTATCAGCCCCCATCACACCAAACACGCCTCAACATGCAAAGTCATGCCACATGACATAACATCACTCCAGAACAGTTTATGACATGACCTGCCATAACTATCTGGCACGTCCAGACACAACCAGAGCAAGGCTTATAGAAAGGACCCCCCTGGCcggggaggcaggcagggcggTCTGGGCCTccccagggccctggcagtggcttCCAGCACTGCCAGCTCCTCTGCCTGTCGGGCTTCCATTAGTGCCACCTGCTGCTCCAGCTTCCGCCGTTGCTCTTCCTGCTTCCGGTGGGCACCACGGAAGGCCATGACCAGGGCACTGGAGGGAGTAGGAGGATGAGCCAGGAAACAGCCCCCCATTCCACCCAAGACAGGGGCTATGTACTCCCAGCCCCAGACAGGAGCTCTTTGAGATTGGGTCTTCCTGGGGTCCCAGAATCACTCAGCAGGGGCTGACACACATCAGGCACCAGAGGAGGTGTGGAATGGATTGAAGCTGCCACCCACCTTACAggggggaagctgaggcccagggagagccAGGGATGCTTCTGAGGTCACATAGGGGGACCCACCTGTGAGCTTTGCATAAATCCCTGTTCAGCTCAGTACTCTGAGCACGTCTGGCTCGCCCCTTCTGAGCCACCTCTTCCAGCTCTTCCCGCAAGGACTGCAGCTGCTCCCGCAGGCCCAGAGCCCTGGtacaggggtggggagagagaggggctcACAGCCATAGCCAATcttgttttccttccctcctcccacccacctgcCCAAGATGTTTCCATGTGAACACAACTGTATGCAGGTGTATACCCAGCCCTGCACGGTATGCAACACCCCCACGGGCTCTCACATATTTCCCCTACCCAGGCCACATATCCCCCAGCACAGGACCCAGGCACACACCGGGTGAGTGATGCTGACAGTTCCTGGGCTAGCTCTTCTGGGTTCTGCACTTTGCTCACTTGGCCTCCATCAACAGCCCTGCTGCCACCAGGGACAGCCGAAGGGCCCTGTGGGAGGCAGCAGGGACGGTAGTGACACTGGCCTAGGCTGAGTGTGTGCTCAGCCCAAGTTGGACATCGAAGTTGCCCAGGTTGTTGTGGCTACAGCCCCTGCTCTCACAGAGCCCCCACTCTGGTGAGATACCCCAATAAGGGTACAGTACCCAATAAGGGTACCCCAATAAGGTACAgggaaataaataatatcttATTTTCAGGCAGTCCacgaggacttcctggaggaggtgatgtctgCACTCAGACCTGTAGGAGGTTGAGGACTTAATTAGAAAAAGAGGGAAGTGACTGGTGTTCCTGGCAGGGGCACAGCACTGACAAAGCCTTGGAGGTAGGAGAGATGATTCAAAGGAGGGTTCCAGAAGCTGCTAAGGCTTTAAGCAGAGGACAGACATGATTAGACAGTAAGGGGCAAAAAGGAAAGCCTCAGGGAGGAAGCTGGAGGGGGAAAATGAATCAgcctgggggtgggaaggaggaggcaCAGGTGTGACTGGAAGACACTAAATCCCTTGGGGCTTATTGGGCTAAATACCCTCAAAGAAAGAAACCTGCAGCTTAAACATTCaactcctttttgtgtgtgtagaaatggaaactgaggctcaaaggggGCTATGATTAACCAGGACCACATAGCTGTAATATACTGCTATCCCTACCAGGTCCAGGCAGCGCCACTCACCTGGGACCACTCCTCTTCATCTCCACTGCTCCCACCTCCACTGCTGTCTCCACCACTGCTGTTAGCCCCACCAGTCCGGAGCTTTGCGCGCTCCCAGCGCAGCTGCTCCAGCAGGAGCACATTGGCTGGGCCCTGGGCTCGGAGGGCAGCCTCCCGCAGCTCCAGAGCCCGCTTCTCCCGCCGCACCAGCTGTAGCCGAAGCATCAGATCTGCTAGGGTCTCCTAAGAGACCAAGGAGAGGGTAGAGGGGTTACACCTCTAGGTCAAttgttgggaaaactgaggctctaggAGGCGCCCACTGAGAGCAGGTCAGGCAAGAACCCCAACCCTCTCCATGATCTTGCAAGATGGGAAATATCATCCATAAAAACTACAGCTGTAGAAATGGCAGTTCAGAGAGAGCAAGTATATTAGACAAGGTCAAGTAGCAGTTCAGTGGAAGTGTCTGAGTTTCTCCAAATTCAGAACCTCAGCTTTCATGCCAGGTTATAAACCCCAGATTATGTCCCCTGCCCCTATCTCTTTTCCATAGGAGGGGCATTTTGGAAAGCCAGATTGGGAGTCTTGTGAGAAACTGAATTCCAGAGGACAAATTCCTAATCATCCCTCAAAACCCCAGCTCCAACTCTCCTCCCTCCAGGAAGCTTGTGTCCAGCCCAGCAAAACTCTCCCTTGCTACTTGGTCCCTGAATCACATCTCTCTCAGACTCAGCAAAGGGTTTGGTCCCACCAGGAAAGAGTGACACAGTGGCCACAGCCCATGTGTACCCGTGTGGCCACCAGGTCCTCCTGGATCTGCATCTTCTCCAGccggggcagggctgggccaggcTGGGTCCCCAGAATGGCCTGCACCATGGCTTCTGCACGGGGCACAGTGGACATGGGTGCCAAGGTGGGACCAGGCTCTGGGGGAATCTTCACCAGAGCACGGCGTTCCTGAAGACGCTGGACGTAGCCCTGGAGCTGGACAGCCACCTCCTGTGGTGTGGGCCTATCCACACTGCTGCCCTCGGGGctacaggaaacagaagagaggcTTATGTCAACAATGCTGGGCATGGTTGTGCTAACTTCGTGCCAACCCTGGTGGGCTTCATCAGCTTCCATCTTACTGACCATGATGGGTCCTTCCTATGCCATCTATGCTGAGCATGGTCAAAACAACATGGTGGGTACCATAATGTAAACCCCAATGGGCAACATCAGCCATCAATGATGAATGATGGATGAACACCATCATGCTGACGGGCACAGTCACTCATGTTATCATGGTGGATGCCATCACACCAACCCAATGGGGACCATCACTCAACTTGCCAACCCTGTCAGGCAGCATCATGCCAACACCAGTGGGTACCAACATCAAGCCAACCCCATTAAGCTCCATCATGCCATTTCTAATCAGTTGGCACCATCATCCATCTTCATGCCAACTCTGGTGGGTCCTATACCAACCCCAATGGCTGTCACCACTGTGCCAATTTTGTTGTGTGCAACCAGCCAACTCCAGCAGGCCTCATGCCAACCATAGGAGCCATGCCAACCCAAACATGTGGCCACTTCTGGGAGCCCCATTTTCTCCAATCAGAGCCCCACTCATTGACCCACCCAGTCCCCAGTGTTCCCAGGAGTACCTTGGACGTGAATCCTGCAGTATCCCTCCATCCATGGCAGCCCCCTCTTGCACCAGAAGCCTCTGAGCTTCCTTCTCAGCCGCCTCCAAGTCATCCATGAAGGCTTCTCCTGCTCCTGAGTCTGCCTCCCGAAGAGTGAGCAAGGCCCCATATGCCTCCTCACAGTGTTCACTGTGGGACACCAGTTCTGAGCGCTCCAGGACACCCATCTTGCTGTGTAGGTGACATCCTCACTTGCTCCTGGacccctcactcctcctcccccaccaccacccctgggaGTTTGTAAACTCCTTCAGCACTCTTGGACTAAAATTGCCTTAAGTTAATTTCCGTGGTGAGGGAAAGTACTTTCCTGCGAGGGCTCCGTCTCTCTCTGGGGATTGGGGCTATCCTCTGAGGACACCCATTTCCCTCCCAGTCAGTGATACCATGGGCAGGGTGCACTGACCTATACTGCAAGGCTAGACGCAATGCAGTGGCCTCAGCCTCCCGCTGGCCTAGCCGCATGCTGAGGCTCTCACACCGGCCCTTGTACTCCTGGAGCACAGCTGACAGCAGACGGTTGAAGCATTTGAGCTTCTCAATGTTCCTGCCTCCAGAGGTGGGGAAGAGGCAAAGTGAGAGGCCTTGAAGGGCAGTTAGAACCCAGTTGATTtccacccttccccaccccaccccaaatccaGCTCCAGACTCCTGGATTTATAACCCAGCAGGGAGGCACCAGTGCCCTTATGAGCTCAGCATTTGTGGCTCTTACCCCTGGAGATGCTCCATCTGGGCTTCCATGATGTGCATCTCAGGGGCAAggagctgggaggggagaggccCAAGCATCTGGCTGCTGGAATCACTCTGGAGGCGCCGGAGCAGGGGGTGAGCCAGAGAGAAGGGATCCTGCCAGAAGGAGGTGACCTGATTCACCCAAATTGTCATTGAGAGCCCAGCATCACGGGTTTAGGTCTTTTCCAACCCCAGAAGTTATTGGATCACATGACCAGGATTTGAGTCTCATGGCCCTGAATCCTAAGGATCTTAAGATCATGCATGATTTTCAGCTTCCCACACTCACTTGAGTGCCCCAGGTCTCCCCATCAGCCCCAGAGCTGCTGGAACCACTACCCGAGCCGCCTGCTTGGTCACAGGAGAGAGGTGGGAAGGGCTTCAGCCTCAGCAGGGAATCCTCCAGCTCCTGGACCTGTGGGGGATGGGGGATGTCAGGCCTGGGTGCTCAGACCACCCACCATCCTTCCCTAAGACCTGTTCCTGGAGCAGTGGCAAGAGCCCCATGTGGAAGGTAGGACCCCCCAGACACTCATCCTGCCAAACCCCTCCCTGTATGACCTTGCACAAGTCACTCAGCCACTCAAGACTTCTCTTTCcttagacatacagatggccgacaggtacatgaaaagacgctcaacatcactgatccttagggaaatgcaaatcaaaaccacaatgagataccaccgtacatcagttagaatggcaagcatcaaaaagacaagagataacaagtgttggcgaggatgtggagaaaagggaaccctcatgcaccaTTGGTGAGACTGTAAATAGGTGCAGTCGCTATGGAAAAAAACCATGGCATTTCCTCAAAAGagtaaaaatagaatgaccacatgatccagcaattccacttctgggtatttatccaaaagaaaccaaaacactAACTCGAAAAGACATCTGTAccctcatgttcactgcagcattatttacaagagccaagacatggaagcaacctaagtgtccactgatggatgaatggataagaagatgtagtatatacacttatacagtgaaatattattcatccgtaaaaaaagaaaccttgccatttgtgacaacatagaagGACCTtgaaggcactatgctaagtgaaataaatcagccagataaagacaaatactgtatatactcacttatatgtggagtctaaagtaaaacaagggaattccctggcagtccagtggttaggactcagtgcttttacTGCAGTCACCTGGGGTTCAATCTCtgcttggggaactgagatcccgcaagtcATGCGGCCCggcataaatcaatcaatcaaaattttaaaaaattgaactcacagatacagagaacagattggtggttgccagaggtgggggttaAAGGGtgggtaaatttttttaaaaaaagacttctctTTCCCAGCTGGTAAATGTGCTCCACTCTTAGGGAAATGAGCCCCACTCCTCGTGATGGGCTCCCGCAACCCCAAGTCTCACCTCCTGTGTCCCTCCTACCTTGACATCCCCTGGGCTCTGGACTTGGACACAGAACTGTCCCTTTAATGGCCCCGTGTGGGTGGCTCATGGCATTTTGAGCTGATCAAGGCCCAAACAACtctggtctccctcccaccaaacCTGCCCCTCCCGCAGGTTCCCTATGTCTTACTTCCAGTCTCCTAGGCTCCCAACCCAGGGCTCGTCCTCAACCCCTCTCCAGCTTTCACACCCCACCTGCCAGCTCCACCTTCAGCATCACCCAGAATCTGCCCACTTCTTACCACCTCCACAGCTTCCATCCCTTACATGTCTGGACCAGTGCCTCCTCCTGGATCTCCAACATTCCAGCCTCTCCCTCCACTAGCTGTTCCTCCCACAATGGCGAGAGGGCGCCTGTGAATGCCTGCATCAGATTTCCACCCTTGCTTGCTTGGAACCCTCTGTGGCTCCCACCTCACTCAGAGCAAAATCTGAAATCCTCCCTGCAGCCCGCAAGGCACTCCAGGATCTGCTCCCACCACCTCCGTACCCTTGTCTCCTCCTGCTCAGCACCACACTGGCCTCCTCATTGTTCGTTGAACACAGTAGTTACACtccaacctcagggcctttgcatatgctgttccctttgcctggaacgcTCTTCCCCAGCTCCTTGCATGATTCCTCCCTTGCCCCCCTGTGGTCTTTATTCAAGTGTCACCGCCTCCTCACTGGGCCTCTCTGATCACCTTAACTAAGGTTGCAAGGGACCTTTGTGTCTTTGGGGTTCAGCAGCCAAGCTTCCACAACAGctttacaaatgaacaaatgattgAATGTGTCCTACAACAGGcctgctgcctccctcccaccagggAGCCCTGGGAGGCAGGCCTGCCCCACTCACCTCTCTCTGCAGCATCTCCTTCTCAGCCTGGAAGGCCTTCAGGGAGTTCTGTGTGCGGATCAGCTCGTCCTCACGGCTGCCCAGGGCCAAACGCAGCCAGGCGTTTCTTTCAGTCAATCGGGCTGCATCCCACTGGCAGCTCCCAGCCTGCTCCTCCTCCAAGCAGGCCTTTGGTCCCCCCTCGCTTCTGTCCTTTGCCTCTAACGGCCCAGGACATTTTGGGGGCTGGTGGCGCCAGGCAGCAGCAGCCGCTTCCAGAGAGCTCAGAGCTTGCTGGAGAGTCTGAAACACGTCAGGGTCTCTGGGTCCAGAGGGGACATTCTCCCTGTCCTGTGGGGCTGCCTCTGGGGCCTGGTAGGCTTCCTGGACAAGCTCATAGGACCCCTCGGGGGCTGGAGCAGGTCCCCTGCTAGAGTCCCCATCAACTTCTTTGTCAGTCCTGTGAAGAGGTGAGAGatggaaagttctggaaatggggTCATTTGGGGTAGCTAACACAAAGAGGCTTTGTAACAAGGCTGGGGCTGCATCATGCAGGGCCTTGAAAGTCAGACTGAGGGCAATGGGAGCCATGGCATGT
Proteins encoded in this region:
- the USHBP1 gene encoding harmonin-binding protein USHBP1 isoform X2 — translated: MSARATRPRSRRGRHALPGELDPVAESSEEAEAASGSSEPGPVPSQHSCKPEPLGPEAEAKGQGLESRTDKEVDGDSSRGPAPAPEGSYELVQEAYQAPEAAPQDRENVPSGPRDPDVFQTLQQALSSLEAAAAAWRHQPPKCPGPLEAKDRSEGGPKACLEEEQAGSCQWDAARLTERNAWLRLALGSREDELIRTQNSLKAFQAEKEMLQREVQELEDSLLRLKPFPPLSCDQAGGSGSGSSSSGADGETWGTQDPFSLAHPLLRRLQSDSSSQMLGPLPSQLLAPEMHIMEAQMEHLQGNIEKLKCFNRLLSAVLQEYKGRCESLSMRLGQREAEATALRLALQYSEHCEEAYGALLTLREADSGAGEAFMDDLEAAEKEAQRLLVQEGAAMDGGILQDSRPSPEGSSVDRPTPQEVAVQLQGYVQRLQERRALVKIPPEPGPTLAPMSTVPRAEAMVQAILGTQPGPALPRLEKMQIQEDLVATRETLADLMLRLQLVRREKRALELREAALRAQGPANVLLLEQLRWERAKLRTGGANSSGGDSSGGGSSGDEEEWSQGPSAVPGGSRAVDGGQVSKVQNPEELAQELSASLTRALGLREQLQSLREELEEVAQKGRARRAQSTELNRDLCKAHSALVMAFRGAHRKQEEQRRKLEQQVALMEARQAEELAVLEATARALGRPRPPCLPPRPGGSFL
- the USHBP1 gene encoding harmonin-binding protein USHBP1 isoform X1 is translated as MSARATRPRSRRGRHALPGELDPVAESSEEAEAASGSSEPGPVPSQHSCKPEPLGPEAEAKGQGLESRTDKEVDGDSSRGPAPAPEGSYELVQEAYQAPEAAPQDRENVPSGPRDPDVFQTLQQALSSLEAAAAAWRHQPPKCPGPLEAKDRSEGGPKACLEEEQAGSCQWDAARLTERNAWLRLALGSREDELIRTQNSLKAFQAEKEMLQREVQELEDSLLRLKPFPPLSCDQAGGSGSGSSSSGADGETWGTQDPFSLAHPLLRRLQSDSSSQMLGPLPSQLLAPEMHIMEAQMEHLQGNIEKLKCFNRLLSAVLQEYKGRCESLSMRLGQREAEATALRLALQYSKMGVLERSELVSHSEHCEEAYGALLTLREADSGAGEAFMDDLEAAEKEAQRLLVQEGAAMDGGILQDSRPSPEGSSVDRPTPQEVAVQLQGYVQRLQERRALVKIPPEPGPTLAPMSTVPRAEAMVQAILGTQPGPALPRLEKMQIQEDLVATRETLADLMLRLQLVRREKRALELREAALRAQGPANVLLLEQLRWERAKLRTGGANSSGGDSSGGGSSGDEEEWSQGPSAVPGGSRAVDGGQVSKVQNPEELAQELSASLTRALGLREQLQSLREELEEVAQKGRARRAQSTELNRDLCKAHSALVMAFRGAHRKQEEQRRKLEQQVALMEARQAEELAVLEATARALGRPRPPCLPPRPGGSFL
- the USHBP1 gene encoding harmonin-binding protein USHBP1 isoform X4 is translated as MSARATRPRSRRGRHALPGELDPVAESSEEAEAASGSSEPGPVPSQHSCKPEPLGPEAEAKGQGLESRTDKEVDGDSSRGPAPAPEGSYELVQEAYQAPEAAPQDRENVPSGPRDPDVFQTLQQALSSLEAAAAAWRHQPPKCPGPLEAKDRSEGGPKACLEEEQAGSCQWDAARLTERNAWLRLALGSREDELIRTQNSLKAFQAEKEMLQREVQELEDSLLRLKPFPPLSCDQAGGSGSGSSSSGADGETWGTQDPFSLAHPLLRRLQSDSSSQMLGPLPSQLLAPEMHIMEAQMEHLQGNIEKLKCFNRLLSAVLQEYKGRCESLSMRLGQREAEATALRLALQYSEHCEEAYGALLTLREADSGAGEAFMDDLEAAEKEAQRLLVQEGAAMDGGILQDSRPSPEGSSVDRPTPQEVAVQLQGYVQRLQERRALVKIPPEPGPTLAPMSTVPRAEAMVQAILGTQPGPALPRLEKMQIQEDLVATRETLADLMLRLQLVRREKRALELREAALRAQGPANVLLLEQLRWERAKLRTGGANSSGGDSSGGGSSGDEEEWSQGSGPAGAAAVLAGRAGRGGSEGASQTCSEY
- the USHBP1 gene encoding harmonin-binding protein USHBP1 isoform X3, producing the protein MSARATRPRSRRGRHALPGELDPVAESSEEAEAASGSSEPGPVPSQHSCKPEPLGPEAEAKGQGLESRTDKEVDGDSSRGPAPAPEGSYELVQEAYQAPEAAPQDRENVPSGPRDPDVFQTLQQALSSLEAAAAAWRHQPPKCPGPLEAKDRSEGGPKACLEEEQAGSCQWDAARLTERNAWLRLALGSREDELIRTQNSLKAFQAEKEMLQREVQELEDSLLRLKPFPPLSCDQAGGSGSGSSSSGADGETWGTQDPFSLAHPLLRRLQSDSSSQMLGPLPSQLLAPEMHIMEAQMEHLQGNIEKLKCFNRLLSAVLQEYKGRCESLSMRLGQREAEATALRLALQYSKMGVLERSELVSHSEHCEEAYGALLTLREADSGAGEAFMDDLEAAEKEAQRLLVQEGAAMDGGILQDSRPSPEGSSVDRPTPQEVAVQLQGYVQRLQERRALVKIPPEPGPTLAPMSTVPRAEAMVQAILGTQPGPALPRLEKMQIQEDLVATRETLADLMLRLQLVRREKRALELREAALRAQGPANVLLLEQLRWERAKLRTGGANSSGGDSSGGGSSGDEEEWSQGSGPAGAAAVLAGRAGRGGSEGASQTCSEY